The Stieleria maiorica genome includes the window ATCGGATGAGTCGATTAATGGTGTGTCTCCTGGCAGCCGTCGTCGCCGCAGCGGCCGGCGGTAGTGAACCATTTTTACCGCTACGGCCCGAGGGCAACGCTGAACTCCGTGGTCGCGTTTCGATCGAAGGCGATGAATTTGCGTTGCAACTGGTCGATCGCGACGGGGACGGCGACTACCTGGGCAACGCGGATCGTTTGTCCATCGATTTGGATCGCGACGGCCGGTTCCATCCACTGCGTGAACGCTACGCATCCGGCCGCCCCTTGAGGCTGCGAGAGGTTGACGCAGCCGATCGCTACGAAATTCGATTGCTGGAAAACCCGTGGCGCATCCGGCTGATTCCGATCCGCGGCATGGGGGCCATCCGAGTCCGTTTGGATCAACTGCAGCCTAACGCCGTGATTTCAAAGCTGAACGCGACCTTCGTTTCGAAAAGTGGGATCCATCGTGAGATCCAATCGGTGGACGAAGCGGTCGTGATCCCTGCGGGCAGCTATCGCCTGCAGAGCGTGTTCATCGAAGCGAACGACGGTCGCCACTGGTCGATCGAGTTTAAGAACTTTAACGCCAAGCTGGCCTACTCGATCAATGTCGCAAAGGACCAGACCACATCGTGTGCGTTGCTTGGAGCATTGCATCTCGATGCACAGATCGCAGCGAGGGATTATCTGGGAGGAAAATTGTTGGTGTTGCCGCAGTTTATCTCGGAAACCGGCCTGACGCTGGTGCGTTGTGAAGTTGGCGATTTAGAACCGAGCGACGAAAGCCGATTGGCTGCATCGCTGGTCAACACCAGCGGATCCGACAAAGTGATCGACCGGCGTAGTTCCGGATTCGCCTGCGGAAGTCTTTGCCCGCTGGTCTTCAAAACCGACGGGCTGATTGAACCACAAATGCAGATTCGGCTAATGTTCGATATCGGCCCCTTGGGGGGCGTGATCCGGCATCAGGTTGCGGTCAAACGACCTGCGTATCAACCGCCTGCGAACGACAAACCGTTTCTAAATATCGAGCAATAGGAAACCAGATGAATCGTGTGCCTATCGAACAGGCTGGAGCGTCATGGGCGCTGGCGATGTTTCTGCTCTGGCAGGGATGGCTCTCGGGCGCTGATGCATATGCTGTGGATCGAGACCTTGTGCAGGTTCGCGTTGTTGATAGGAACGGTCAACCGATTGACAACGCGACGGTTCGAATCGTTGGCCTGATGTCCACGCCGGATATCGGCACGTGGCACCAGACCCCGGGGCAACTCACCATCCCATCGGTTTCCAGCGGACAGTACGAAATCGCAATCCAACGCCGTCATCAAGCATTCTTGCATCATGACCGTGTGCTACTGGAGGTCACCGCCCCCACACGCGAATTGTATTTCCGCGAAGTGTTTCAGACACGCTTGCGGTGTGGTGTTCCACTGGATGTCACACTCAATCCACAGGCCACAGACACGATTCGAGTGGTTGATGATCAAGGCAATTCCGTCGCCGGCGCACGACTGGCCCCAGCGGTTTGGGGCACCACCGTGATTCCCAAATATCACGGGATCCCAGAATCGGCTTCCACCGACGCCGAGGGTAAAACCCAAGCGACGTGGATTGATCCGGCGCGGCTTTCCATGGTTTATCTCTGGAGCGACTCGCTCGGGAACCAGCGATTGCCGGTGACGCGCGGTGATGACGGGCGGTTGAGTGTCGTCGCGCTCAAGACTTACAACACGGCGGGACGCTGGACCGCAGAATCCGAACCCGAGCCGGATTCACCGTTTTTCTCTACAGCCATCACCGTTGCATCTTCGCCGCAGAAATTTTCGTTCTCGCAAGGTGCAACGCAGGTCTACACCTGGGGCACCACCGTGCAGCGCCCCGACGGCACGCTGCCACCGGTTCAACTGACGCCCGGAAACCTCGTTTACACTTCACAGATGCCCAGCAGTGTTCCGCTGACGACACAGCACCAGCGAGCCGCTGGGGCGACGATCGACGAACACCAGCTCTACCAGATCGAATGGTTTGACGGCATTCGCCTTCGAGGCCAGATCGTCGATGAACACAGCGGCGATCCACTACCGGATCTCACCGTCCTGCATTTTTCGATGTCTCACTCCAATGGCATCACCGACGACGACGGGGTATTTCAGATTTGGTTCGCGCGCGGAAGCCGGATTAGCTACTTTCCACAAGATGTGCTCGGACGACACATCAAAGCCGGGGGCTTTTACCTCTATCCCCAACAGTTGCCGGTCGATGGAAACCTGCAATTGGATCCGACACCGATGCAACGAATGTCGGCGGCGATCGGTAAAGTGGTCGATCCCCAGGGCCTTCCGATCGCTGCGGCACAGGTTGAGTGTCAATTCAAGGATGAACGTTTCACCCGAACGCAAACCCTGTACAGCAATGCCAAGGGTGAATTCCGATTCAATCACGTCCTCGAAAACGCCACCGTCCAGCTGACCGCCCAGCACGAAACGATGATGACGGAACAGCCCGTTTCGGCCTTGTTGTCAGAGACGGACGAAGTGCTGTTGAAGGTTGTGCCGCGGCATGGCGTTGTGATCCGTGGCCGTGTCGTCGATGCCGACGGCAAAGCGATCGAGCGTGTCAGTGTGACCACAAGGACACCCCAAGTCATCCAGCAGGAACTCTACAACGGGCGGGATACCGTTGCTGTCGAACTGTTCGGCGGTAAGTCGTCGATCGCGACCGACCAGCAAGGCGTTTTTGAATCACGTCCGATCGTCGATTGGAATCGTGACATCTCCCTCGAGCTGAACGCCCCCGGCTATCGGATGGCAGCCACCTATTGGCGAGACGCTTCGATTGCCGGGAACAACAAAACCGATCTGGATTTCGGGACGATCACGATGCATCCCCAGTGGAAAACGATCGATCAACCGATCCAAGTGATCGACGCGGATTCCAAACACCCGCTCGCCGGCGCCCGAATCGCTTGCCGCGGCGCCTACGTCGAACACCAACGTCACCATAGTGATTCCGATGGTCGAGCGACATTTCGTATCGCCGACAGTACGGCCGTCTTTGCCGTCCATCACGACGGCTATCACCCCGCGGTCATCGTGCGACAGGTCGGTCGGCCGATCGGCCCGATCGGGTTGCATCGGCTGGACGCCGGACCGCTCTCAACTCCGCCCATTCAACCTAAGTCCCAGACGCAAGTCGACGCGACGACGTTGGCCGGCCGCATGCTGCAACGATTCACCAAACCCGAGCCGTCAGACACGTACCACCGTCTTGCAAGTTACTATCACACCCTCGCGATCGCAGACTTTGACTCCGCCCACTCCGAACTCAGTGAACTCGCGAAGTTGCCCAATATGAAATCAACGATTGGGATGATGATTGCGCAAATGAAGGGGCTGGACGCCGATCAAAAGAAGCGAGTGTTGCCGTTGTTGGATGACAAGATCGTCTTCCATTTTTCCCTTTCATTGGCTGACGAGGCCACCGAATCCGAAGAGCGTCTCGAATGGCTCGGTGAAGCCCTGGTTTTGGCTCGACAACAGGCCGGCGACGACGGGCTGGCTTCGATCGGTCAACTGGCAGCCAAATTGTTCGAACACGATGAAGTCGAGATGGCGAAGGACTTGCTTTCGGACGCCTATGCCGACCATCCGAAGTTGGCGGAAATTCTGGCCTCCGGTGAGCGTCAGAAGGTTGCCGGAGTCGCCAGGGTGTTCTTGCCCGTCTACGCGACGGTCGACCCCGAAAAAGCATCCGAGTTGATTGCGTTGACGGCTTATGCCGACGAAATCGATCGATTGCAAACCCTGGCCGTTCGTTTTGCCGCCGAATACGGTGACCAGTCGCCGGAAACGCTCTGCAAGCGACTGGGAATCGATCGCTTGTCATCGCGGGGGATGACCGCCGGACATCTGAATCTGAAACACCGTGATGCGAAACGTGGATTGGCCCTCGCCGAACGATGCGACGATGAACTGGGCAAAGCCGACTTCTTGTTCGAACTGGCCAAAACCTCCGATGCGGATGTACAAACAAAATCTGAATTGGCCCGTCAAGCGTTGCAGATCATGGAGTCTCCCGACGAGGGAGCGATGATCCTGCAACCGCGACATTGGTTGGCCGAACGCATCGAACAAGTCGCGCTTTGGGACCCGGACCTCGCCGAAGAATACTTGTTCGCATCGATCTGGATCGAGAATCAGTCCAGTCGTATCACACCGTTTTTTCCGACCGCGACCCTGGCGATTCACCTTGCTCCGGTGAACCCAGGCATCGCCAAGGCCCTGGTCGAACCCTGTTTTGATGACTGGTCTTGGTTGTTCGGCCAGCGCGATCAGTCCGTGATGTTTTCCCACGCCTTACCCCTGCACGCGGCCGCAGCGATCGATCCCGATTGGGCTCATGCCCTGGTCAACGACCTGCTGCACAACCACATCGAGGGCAACGAATCACGCAAATTGCTGATCGTCTCCGGAATCGCCGCCTCACTGATCGATTGAGGCTCCATCTGGGTTGGGCTGGGAAAGGGGTAAGAAGATTTCGGGGGTAAGAAGATGATGAATTGCATCCTCCATTGAGTCTCGCCAATTCTCCTACCTCCAAAATCGTCCTACCTCTCCACCTGACACGTCAAAGTCCGCAGCGCGTCGGCCAATCGCTGGTATTGATCGATGCTGTTGTAGGCTTGGGCGGAGATCCGCAGACAAGGCAGGGTGCCGCCGAGCAAAAAGACCGGGACTTCGATTGCGTGTTCGCGATAAAGTTGCCGCTGGAACGCGTTGACGGCCGCCTTGTCGCCGAAACGCTCCGCTGGCAACGGAACCGATGCCAGACTACCGAGCATCTCCACGGGTGCCGGAACCGAGCAGTTCAAGGCATCCAGCAACAGCTCGCGACCGGCGACAACGAGCGTGTGATTGTTCCGCATCAATTGCGACAATCCGCCTTCGACCAATCCGCTCAGAAACTCGATCGCCGTCGGCATCGCCAAAATCGGCGTCGGATCGTAGGTCCCGATCCAATTGAACTGAGCCAGAAACGGTGTTCGACCGAGTTCCGGTGTGTTCGCACCATGGCTGATCGTCGTCGGGTGAACGGTCGATTGCAGTTCCCGGCGCACGTACAGAAAACCCGACGTCTTCGGACCGCACAGCCACTTGTGGTGATTGGCGGTGTAATAATCCGCGTCCAAGTCACGAAGGTCCACCGGCACCATCCCGGGCGCGTGCGCGCCGTCAATCATCACGCGAACCCCACGTCGGTGCGCCAATTCAACCAGCTCTTTGACGGGCAACACCAATCCCGTCGGACTGGTCACGTGATCGATCAACAACAACCGTGTCTTCGAAGTCATAGAATGATCAATCGCGTCGATGACCTGCGAGCTTGAACGAATCGGAAACGGCAACTCTGCGACCGACACCGACGCGCCGCTTTGCTCGGCCGCGTACCGGGCCGCATTGTTACAAGCGTTGTAACCGTGGTTGGTGATCAGCACTTCATCGCCCGCCGCAAACGGGAACGATCGCAGCACGGAATTCACGCCGTCGGTCGCATTGCGAACAAATGCCAGGTCTTCAGAATCCGCGCCGACAAGCTGAGCAATGCAATCGCGGACGTGATCCAGTTTGGGCAGCAGCGACCGTTCCGGCCCCAGGAATTCGATCGGGTCGCGCTCCAGACGCTCGATCCAGCGACGCTGGTCTTCCAGCACGACGATCGGCGTCGCACCGAACGAACCGTGGTTCAAGAAATCGATGT containing:
- a CDS encoding aminotransferase class V-fold PLP-dependent enzyme, which translates into the protein MTNPHRSHWRLNPDIDFLNHGSFGATPIVVLEDQRRWIERLERDPIEFLGPERSLLPKLDHVRDCIAQLVGADSEDLAFVRNATDGVNSVLRSFPFAAGDEVLITNHGYNACNNAARYAAEQSGASVSVAELPFPIRSSSQVIDAIDHSMTSKTRLLLIDHVTSPTGLVLPVKELVELAHRRGVRVMIDGAHAPGMVPVDLRDLDADYYTANHHKWLCGPKTSGFLYVRRELQSTVHPTTISHGANTPELGRTPFLAQFNWIGTYDPTPILAMPTAIEFLSGLVEGGLSQLMRNNHTLVVAGRELLLDALNCSVPAPVEMLGSLASVPLPAERFGDKAAVNAFQRQLYREHAIEVPVFLLGGTLPCLRISAQAYNSIDQYQRLADALRTLTCQVER
- a CDS encoding carboxypeptidase regulatory-like domain-containing protein, whose product is MNRVPIEQAGASWALAMFLLWQGWLSGADAYAVDRDLVQVRVVDRNGQPIDNATVRIVGLMSTPDIGTWHQTPGQLTIPSVSSGQYEIAIQRRHQAFLHHDRVLLEVTAPTRELYFREVFQTRLRCGVPLDVTLNPQATDTIRVVDDQGNSVAGARLAPAVWGTTVIPKYHGIPESASTDAEGKTQATWIDPARLSMVYLWSDSLGNQRLPVTRGDDGRLSVVALKTYNTAGRWTAESEPEPDSPFFSTAITVASSPQKFSFSQGATQVYTWGTTVQRPDGTLPPVQLTPGNLVYTSQMPSSVPLTTQHQRAAGATIDEHQLYQIEWFDGIRLRGQIVDEHSGDPLPDLTVLHFSMSHSNGITDDDGVFQIWFARGSRISYFPQDVLGRHIKAGGFYLYPQQLPVDGNLQLDPTPMQRMSAAIGKVVDPQGLPIAAAQVECQFKDERFTRTQTLYSNAKGEFRFNHVLENATVQLTAQHETMMTEQPVSALLSETDEVLLKVVPRHGVVIRGRVVDADGKAIERVSVTTRTPQVIQQELYNGRDTVAVELFGGKSSIATDQQGVFESRPIVDWNRDISLELNAPGYRMAATYWRDASIAGNNKTDLDFGTITMHPQWKTIDQPIQVIDADSKHPLAGARIACRGAYVEHQRHHSDSDGRATFRIADSTAVFAVHHDGYHPAVIVRQVGRPIGPIGLHRLDAGPLSTPPIQPKSQTQVDATTLAGRMLQRFTKPEPSDTYHRLASYYHTLAIADFDSAHSELSELAKLPNMKSTIGMMIAQMKGLDADQKKRVLPLLDDKIVFHFSLSLADEATESEERLEWLGEALVLARQQAGDDGLASIGQLAAKLFEHDEVEMAKDLLSDAYADHPKLAEILASGERQKVAGVARVFLPVYATVDPEKASELIALTAYADEIDRLQTLAVRFAAEYGDQSPETLCKRLGIDRLSSRGMTAGHLNLKHRDAKRGLALAERCDDELGKADFLFELAKTSDADVQTKSELARQALQIMESPDEGAMILQPRHWLAERIEQVALWDPDLAEEYLFASIWIENQSSRITPFFPTATLAIHLAPVNPGIAKALVEPCFDDWSWLFGQRDQSVMFSHALPLHAAAAIDPDWAHALVNDLLHNHIEGNESRKLLIVSGIAASLID